AAGTCCAATCATCGCCACAGCCACTCACCCGGAGCCATCATGAAAAAACTTCTCGCCGTTACCATCGTCGTGCTGCTGTTCATCGCGGCCTGCAATACCTTCGACCATCCGTGGGGCCATGACTTCCACGTGAACGTCGACGGCGACGAATTCGGCGGGCCGTTCGGCTGGCTGCTGGGCGTGCTGCTGGCCGGCGGCGGGGTGCTGGTCGGTGCCGTGGTGCTGGTGTGCGCGGCCATGCTGGCCGGCCTGCTGTTCGCCGGCCTGGGCATGCTGGTGGTGGTCGGCCTCGCCGCGCTGGGCATCGCGATCGCCGCCGCGCTGTCGCCGCTGCTGCTGCCGCTGGCGATCGTCATCGGACTGGTGTGGTATTTCAACCGCCGCGGCAGGAAGAGCGTGCCGGCACCGAAGGAAGCCGCGGTCTGAAATCCGCCGCGCAATGAAAAACAGGGGCCGCGATCGCGGCCCCTGTCGTTTTACGCGGCCTTCCCGGCAACGTAGTTCTTGTAGCCCCTGGCCCGCAGCGCGCAGGCCGGGCATTCGCCGCAGCCATAGCCCCAGTCGTGCAGCGCCCCGCGCTCGCCCTTGTAGCAGGTATGCGTGTCGGCGCGGATCAGGTCCACCAGCGGCTGGCCGCCGAGATCCTCGGCCAGTTCCCACGTTTGCGCCTTGTCCAGCCACATCAGCGGCGTTTCCAGCTTGTTGCGGGTATCCATGCCCAGGTTCAGCGCCACCTGCAGGGCCTTCATCGTATCGTCGCGGCAGTCGGGATAACCGGAGAAATCCGTCTCGCACATGCCGCCCACCAGCACGTTCAGGCCGCGGCGGTAGGCCAGCGTGGCCGCCACCGTCATGAACATCAGGTTGCGGCCGGGGACGAACGTGTTCGGCAAGCCGTTGGCCTGCATCGTGATCTCGATATCCTCGGTCATCGCCGTCTGCGACAGCTGGGAAATGAGGCCGAGGTCGATCATGTGGTCCTCGCCCAGCCTGGCATCCCAGTCCGGGCGCAGCGCGCGCAGCTTCTGCAGCAGATGCGGGCGCATCGTCAGCTCGATCGCATGGCGCTGGCCATAATCGAAACCGATCGTTTCAACCCGTTCGTAACGGTCCAGTGCCCAGGCCAGGCATGTGGTGGAATCCTGCCCGCCGGAGAACAGCACCAGGGCGGCATCGCGTGTCATCATCGAATCCTTCAGAAAATACTAAAACTCTTATTGGTACGCCATCTTTTTTACCGATCCGGTAACATCCAGGCCGATAACACTCAACCATCCATCACCGGGATCACGAATTTTGGCACAACTCGTCACAAATGTAATGCGGCTGGCCTGCGCGGCGGTGCTTGCGGCGCCGCTGGCTCTCTATGCCGCGGAGGGGCTGCAGTACAACGTCCGGATCAATGCGCCAGGCGACCTCGACGAGCTGCTGGAAGCCAACCTGGATCTCGTCAAGTACCGCGGCAACCCGCGCACCGACCTGGAACAGCTGCGCCGCATGGTGCGCACGGCGCCGGCACAGGCCAACACGCTGCTGGCGACCGAAGGCTTCTACTCCCCCACCGTCAACGTGCGGCTCGATGAAAGCGGCACCACGCCGCAGGTCGTCGTCGACGTGACGCCCGGCGAGCCGGTGCTGGTCGGTTCGGTCGAGATCGTGCTGAACGGCTTCGCGTCCAACCCGGAATCGCCGTTCGACAAGGAGGCGCTGAAGGCCAGCTGGCCGCTGGCCGAGGGCCAGGTATTCCGCCAGGGCGACTGGGAAACCGCCAAGCGCGCGATCCTGCGCGCCGTGGTGCAGACCCGCTACCCGCGCGCGCAGATGACGGAAAGCGTGGCCACCGTCGATCCCGATACCAGACGCGCGCTGCTGCGCGTGGCGCTCGACAGCGGCCCGGAGATGCGCTTCGGCGAAATCAGGATCGACGGACTGAAGCGCTACCCCGAGGAGGTCATCCGCAACCTCAACAAGATCAACCCGGGCGACCTGTACAGCGAAGCGGCGCTGCAGGCATTCCAGGCGAAGCTGCAGGACACTGGCTATTTCTCGTACGTGGAAGTGACGGCGGACCTGAACACGCTGATCGGCGAACGGCAGGAAGCGCAGGCAGAGAAAAGCGCAGGCGCGCCGGCGCCGGCCACCCTGCCGCCGGTGCCGCTGCTGGTGCACGTGGTGGAAAACAAGCGCAAGAACGTCAGCGTCGGCGTGGGCTTTTCCACCAATACGGGCGGGCGCACGTCGGTCAGCTACGACGACCTGGCGATCTGGAACCTGCGCCTGAAAAGCGCATTGACGGTGGAGCAGAAGAAGCAGAAGGCCAACGGCGACTTCTACTTCCCCACCACGGCCGATGGCT
Above is a window of Pseudoduganella dura DNA encoding:
- the queC gene encoding 7-cyano-7-deazaguanine synthase QueC, yielding MMTRDAALVLFSGGQDSTTCLAWALDRYERVETIGFDYGQRHAIELTMRPHLLQKLRALRPDWDARLGEDHMIDLGLISQLSQTAMTEDIEITMQANGLPNTFVPGRNLMFMTVAATLAYRRGLNVLVGGMCETDFSGYPDCRDDTMKALQVALNLGMDTRNKLETPLMWLDKAQTWELAEDLGGQPLVDLIRADTHTCYKGERGALHDWGYGCGECPACALRARGYKNYVAGKAA
- a CDS encoding autotransporter assembly complex protein TamA; translation: MRLACAAVLAAPLALYAAEGLQYNVRINAPGDLDELLEANLDLVKYRGNPRTDLEQLRRMVRTAPAQANTLLATEGFYSPTVNVRLDESGTTPQVVVDVTPGEPVLVGSVEIVLNGFASNPESPFDKEALKASWPLAEGQVFRQGDWETAKRAILRAVVQTRYPRAQMTESVATVDPDTRRALLRVALDSGPEMRFGEIRIDGLKRYPEEVIRNLNKINPGDLYSEAALQAFQAKLQDTGYFSYVEVTADLNTLIGERQEAQAEKSAGAPAPATLPPVPLLVHVVENKRKNVSVGVGFSTNTGGRTSVSYDDLAIWNLRLKSALTVEQKKQKANGDFYFPTTADGYNDSFGGALERNDIEGEITRTASVYGKRAWGTPLLERSISAEYLNESTSVAGAESKHAMSVPITYAVTWRKLDNLIFPTSGYVLNATAGGALLPILTDEKFIRVTARGITYRPLDAKNMLIFRGEIGALRSGSKDGVPTTYLFRAGGDNSVRGYAYQELGVQEGDATVGGRYLATASAEYQYWFRPTWGAAVFYDAGNAADSLSDIHPKSGYGIGARYKSPVGPINVDVAYGHAVRKARLHFSLGFTF